In one Acipenser ruthenus chromosome 10, fAciRut3.2 maternal haplotype, whole genome shotgun sequence genomic region, the following are encoded:
- the LOC117408167 gene encoding beta-1,3-galactosyltransferase 2-like codes for MQWRRRHCCRLKMTWNAKRSLFRTHIIGLLSLVFLFAIFLLFNHQDWLPGRAGLRENPVAYTVRGFRSTKNETNQSSLRSIWKEALPAVPKTQAALNSSHLELSLQGVTGLENTLSANNSLYSDKGTGGNGSPQPYRYIINQPDKCQGNSPFLILLISAEPKQVEARNAIRQTWGNVSLTPGIRTVRLFLLGIAKDQNSYLQRSILEESRHHNDIIQQEYLDTYYNLTIKTLMGMNWVATYCPYAHYVMKTDSDMFVNTEYLVQKLLRPDLLPRRNYFTGYLMRGYAPNRNKDSKWHMPPELYPSERYPVFCSGTGYVFSGDLAEKIYKVSLSIRRLHLEDVYVGICLAKLRIDPVPPPNEFVFNHWRVSYSSCKYSHLITSHQFQPNDLIKYWNHLQYNKHNACINTAKEKGGRYRHRKLHWRRRH; via the coding sequence ATGCAGTGGAGAAGGCGCCACTGCTGCCGATTAAAGATGACCTGGAATGCCAAGCGGTCACTTTTTCGAACACACATCATTGGCCTACTTTCTCTAGTTTTCCTTTTTGCCATTTTCCTGTTATTTAACCACCAGGACTGGCTGCCTGGCAGGGCTGGATTGAGAGAGAACCCTGTAGCCTATACTGTGCGGGGTTTCCGTTCAACCAAAAATGAAACCAATCAGAGTTCACTGAGGAGCATTTGGAAGGAAGCTCTTCCTGCAGTACCCAAGACACAGGCTGCTCTCAATTCCAGCCATCTCGAGCTGTCCTTGCAAGGGGTGACTGGACTGGAGAACACCTTGAGCGCCAACAACAGCTTGTACAGCGACAAAGGGACAGGAGGCAATGGCAGCCCTCAGCCCTACCGATACATCATCAATCAGCCAGACAAATGCCAGGGCAACAGTCCCTTCTTGATACTTTTGATATCAGCTGAACCGAAACAAGTAGAAGCCAGGAATGCCATTAGGCAGACCTGGGGAAATGTCAGCTTAACTCCAGGAATACGAACTGTACGACTTTTTCTGCTAGGAATAGCAAAAGACCAAAACAGCTACCTTCAGCGCTCCATATTAGAGGAGAGTAGGCACCACAATGACATCATTCAACAGGAGTACTTGGACACTTATTACAACCTTACCATCAAAACACTTATGGGAATGAACTGGGTGGCCACATACTGCCCATATGCTCACTACGTTATGAAGACAGACAGCGATATGTTTGTGAACACAGAATACTTGGTTCAGAAACTGTTGAGGCCAGATCTTCTCCCCAGACGCAACTATTTCACTGGTTATTTGATGAGGGGATATGCCCCGAATCGGAATAAGGATAGCAAATGGCACATGCCGCCTGAACTCTACCCCAGTGAGCGTTACCCAGTCTTCTGCTCTGGGACAGGATATGTCTTCTCAGGGGACCTGGCAGAGAAGATCTATAAAGTTTCTTTAAGCATCCGACGCTTGCACCTGGAGGATGTGTATGTGGGGATCTGCCTAGCCAAACTGCGCATTGACCCAGTGCCCCCACCCAATGAGTTTGTCTTCAATCACTGGAGGGTCTCCTATTCAAGTTGTAAATACAGTCACCTTATTACCTCCCATCAGTTCCAGCCCAATGATCTTATCAAATACTGGAACCACCTACAATATAATAAGCACAATGCTTGCATCAACACAGCCAAGGAAAAAGGAGGCCGGTATCGACACAGGAAACTGCACTGGAGAAGGCGTCACTGA